One window from the genome of Paraneptunicella aestuarii encodes:
- a CDS encoding SdrD B-like domain-containing protein — MKLSNLTSCICKALFLTGLSVSSVYAKPNHSFDQYDITDVGWSASYTGCSFNADTQTATYSYQMTVDSAEKDLSHWVLAFDTDMVIVDSTGNANTDFGLDPTTGVYGFKWDSGQDSGTTQTYTLTVNGECNAVATEYSVKGGTYFAIGETMGPSADGGDGPDPTTYAISGSVYIDANNSQSLDIDEPALNNTTVQLLDASGSVIAETLSNSSGDYQFEGLLAGSYSVVVPDTTTDFEGDFNETLTEYYDTWSNMTSVTIDSQDVADVDFGYSADMAAVMHDLDSADPDDDGYSFTGSGKTIGFWKHQHAVALKGKGRAHIDSETLIGYLNTIESLWLANPFQFGTDKISASNEILSARTSDETELLNKQMLATELNHVDGRGLTDNLALQATLLAYGEYVSAYSAQYTREQVLAVKDMMDAINNSGE; from the coding sequence ATGAAATTAAGCAATTTAACATCATGCATTTGTAAAGCGCTTTTTTTAACAGGTTTAAGTGTAAGTAGTGTTTATGCAAAGCCAAATCATAGCTTTGATCAATATGACATTACCGATGTTGGATGGAGTGCGTCTTATACAGGATGCTCCTTTAATGCCGACACACAAACAGCCACCTACAGTTACCAAATGACAGTAGACAGTGCTGAGAAAGACCTGTCTCATTGGGTACTTGCATTCGATACAGACATGGTCATAGTCGATTCAACTGGCAACGCAAATACCGACTTTGGACTCGACCCAACAACCGGTGTGTATGGCTTTAAATGGGACAGCGGTCAAGATTCAGGTACAACGCAAACTTACACGTTAACCGTCAATGGTGAATGTAATGCCGTGGCGACAGAATACTCAGTGAAAGGCGGTACTTACTTTGCCATTGGTGAAACCATGGGCCCGTCTGCTGATGGCGGTGATGGTCCAGACCCTACAACCTATGCTATCTCTGGCTCTGTGTATATTGATGCCAACAACAGTCAGTCACTGGATATTGATGAGCCCGCTCTCAATAACACAACGGTACAATTACTGGATGCATCAGGCTCAGTGATTGCTGAGACGCTATCCAACAGCAGCGGCGATTACCAGTTTGAAGGCTTATTGGCTGGTAGTTACAGTGTTGTTGTACCAGATACGACCACCGACTTTGAAGGCGACTTCAACGAAACATTAACCGAATACTACGATACCTGGTCGAACATGACTTCGGTCACTATTGATTCGCAAGATGTTGCTGACGTTGATTTTGGTTATAGTGCAGATATGGCAGCTGTGATGCACGACCTTGACTCAGCAGACCCAGACGACGACGGATACAGCTTCACTGGTTCAGGAAAAACCATTGGCTTCTGGAAGCACCAGCACGCCGTCGCTTTGAAAGGCAAAGGCAGAGCTCACATCGACAGTGAAACACTCATTGGATACCTGAACACCATTGAATCACTATGGTTAGCCAATCCGTTCCAATTCGGAACTGACAAAATTAGTGCCAGCAATGAAATTCTGTCAGCACGTACATCGGATGAAACCGAATTACTGAACAAACAAATGCTAGCCACTGAGTTAAACCATGTGGATGGCAGAGGCTTAACAGACAACCTTGCACTTCAGGCAACCTTATTGGCTTACGGAGAGTATGTCAGTGCCTACAGTGCGCAATATACTCGCGAACAAGTGTTGGCGGTCAAAGATATGATGGATG